GTATTATTTGAAAAGAAGGATGAGGGGATAGCTTATTTAAATACAAGACTGAATGAATTGCGAAAAGAGTTTCCTATGGAAAAGGCCAAAGATGATAAATATTGGGCATTCTGGTCCGTGCAGGAACAATGTTTTTGCGATTATTGTGATGAAGATCTCCAAATATACCATGGAATCATTTGGAATGAAATTAAGTAAAAGATTTAGAATTATAAAAATACTTATTGACTATTTTTATCCAAATGATATAATTTAATTAACAATCCATAGTGAGAAACCGTATTTTTAATTCACATATCCTATGTAGTGATCGATGTGATATCGGTACTTCATGGAATATGTGAATTTTTTATTCTTCATGTATTGATTAAT
The nucleotide sequence above comes from Psychrobacillus glaciei. Encoded proteins:
- a CDS encoding DUF1033 family protein, producing MYQIIYMKADFEPWWAFEGWQEHIIEKVLFEKKDEGIAYLNTRLNELRKEFPMEKAKDDKYWAFWSVQEQCFCDYCDEDLQIYHGIIWNEIK